A part of Andrena cerasifolii isolate SP2316 chromosome 10, iyAndCera1_principal, whole genome shotgun sequence genomic DNA contains:
- the LOC143374216 gene encoding M-phase inducer phosphatase isoform X1, which translates to MFWEGVTDSCEVCQCTRLFKNAFKIKNTPEGTMKSRPKARRLLGMASRRFSSPEPVSPSGDKENSIVGCSPRGISPQKIMGTKRSRFPLEDCDPNSQDSGYEASYPDKDDKPREAFRFVEPMAVAPRRTSIESRSPMQSPVRSSPHRTRLARPSLFRSISSGYESMDDGFNDLIDIETLDDTTQLPNGISTLLCGDIVGIDSNAAAPHDASARKIESLSPSTPEFPRTNCTSNFRRSLSLQYEPQETRKNSLSKVRSCLFRSPNTTSSTVTPGFEDSPLATTIPVVRRRRMIDRNDENPSRSGFHSPLSVRTFKRPDPPIDDSPKLVKRSRRSNSFLDAIRGGVDTISGPKPPMPLQRCLSEPATPIEVTEMETESEAHAHIKSAIHRSTTDSDLTGDFSKPCILPLAPGHHDDLRSISVDTLTALLRGEFSDRIRSFKIVDCRYPYEFDAGHVEGALNLYSRDLIERVLLDSLTSTPEIQPGTKKRDILVFHCEFSWERGPNLSRFLRNLDRQRNKEHYPALYYPEIYLLHGGYEQFYREQKPLCSPQGYRPMRHPDHEADLRQFRSKSKSWQGEKSRISNDVTRSSLKRLGF; encoded by the exons ATGTTTTGGGAAGGTGTCACGGATTCCTGCGAAGTGTGCCAATGTACAAG gctcttCAAAAATGCGTTCAAGATCAAGAACACTCCCGAGGGAACGATGAAATCGAGGCCGAAGGCGCGACGACTTCTAGGCATGGCGTCGCGACGCTTCTCCAGTCCGGAACCTGTCTCGCCATCTGGCGACAAGGAGAACAGCATCGTTGGGTGCAGCCCGCGCGGCATCAGCCCTCAGAAG ATCATGGGCACGAAAAGATCTCGATTTCCGCTGGAAGACTGCGACCCAAACAGCCAGGACAGCGGATACGAGGCGAGCTATCCGGATAAGGACGACAAGCCCCGGGAGGCGTTTCGATTCGTGGAGCCTATGGCAGTTGCGCCACGTCGAACGTCCATCGAGTCTCGGAGCCCGATGCAGTCACCGGTGCGATCCTCGCCGCATCGCACGCGGCTCGCGCGACCATCCCTCTTCCGTAGCATCTCATCCGGCTACGAGAGCATGGACGACGGCTTCAACGACCTAATCGACATCGAGACCCTGGACGACACGACCCAGCTACCGAACGGCATCTCCACCCTCCTCTGTGGAGACATCGTGGGCATCGACAGCAACGCAGCTGCCCCCCACGACGCGTCCGCTCGCAAGATCGAGTCGCTCAGCCCGAGCACTCCCGAGTTCCCTCGGACGAACTGCACCAGCAACTTCCGACGGTCCCTCTCGTTGCAGTACGAGCCGCAAGAGACGCGCAAGAACTCCCTGTCGAAAGTACGCTCCTGCCTGTTCCGGTCGCCGAACACGACCTCGTCCACAGTGACGCCGGGCTTCGAGGACAGCCCGTTGGCGACGACGATACCGGTGGTACGTCGTCGGCGGATGATCGACCGCAACGACGAGAACCCCAGTCGCAGCGGCTTCCACTCGCCGTTGTCGGTCAGAACGTTCAAGCGGCCGGATCCACCGATCGACGATAGCCCGAAGCTAGTCAAGAGGTCGCGGAGGTCGAACAGCTTCCTCGACGCGATCAGAGGCGGAGTGGACACGATCTCCGGCCCGAAACCGCCTATGCCCCTGCAGAGATGCCTGTCGGAGCCGGCCACGCCGATAGAGGTGACAGAGATGGAAACAGAGTCGGAGGCGCACGCTCACATAAAGTCAGCTATTCATCGTAGCACCACCGATAGCGATCTGACGGGTGACTTCAGTAAACCGTGCATCCTACCGTTAGCGCCCGGCCACCACGACGACCTCCGCTCGATCTCGGTCGACACGTTGACCGCGCTGCTACGCGGGGAGTTCAGCGATAGAATCCGCTCGTTCAAGATCGTCGATTGCCGTTACCCATACGAGTTCGACGCCGGCCACGTCGAAGGCGCTCTGAATCTTTACAGTAGAGACTTAATCGAGCGAGTTCTCCTGGACTCATTAACGAGCACGCCCGAGATACAGCCGGGCACGAAGAAAAGGGACATCCTCGTGTTTCACTGCGAGTTCTCGTGGGAGCGCGGCCCGAACCTGTCGCGGTTCCTCAGGAACCTGGATcgccaacgaaacaaagagcACTACCCGGCTCTCTACTACCCAGAGATTTACCTGCTGCACGGCGGATACGAGCAGTTTTACAGAGAGCAGAAGCCACTGTGCTCGCCACAGGGCTACCGGCCGATGAGGCACCCCGACCACGAGGCGGACCTCCGGCAGTTCCGAAGCAAGAGTAAGAGTTGGCAGGGCGAGAAGTCGAGAATAAGCAACGACGTGACGCGGTCCAGTTTAAAGCGGCTAGGATTTTGA
- the LOC143374216 gene encoding M-phase inducer phosphatase isoform X2 — protein MKSRPKARRLLGMASRRFSSPEPVSPSGDKENSIVGCSPRGISPQKIMGTKRSRFPLEDCDPNSQDSGYEASYPDKDDKPREAFRFVEPMAVAPRRTSIESRSPMQSPVRSSPHRTRLARPSLFRSISSGYESMDDGFNDLIDIETLDDTTQLPNGISTLLCGDIVGIDSNAAAPHDASARKIESLSPSTPEFPRTNCTSNFRRSLSLQYEPQETRKNSLSKVRSCLFRSPNTTSSTVTPGFEDSPLATTIPVVRRRRMIDRNDENPSRSGFHSPLSVRTFKRPDPPIDDSPKLVKRSRRSNSFLDAIRGGVDTISGPKPPMPLQRCLSEPATPIEVTEMETESEAHAHIKSAIHRSTTDSDLTGDFSKPCILPLAPGHHDDLRSISVDTLTALLRGEFSDRIRSFKIVDCRYPYEFDAGHVEGALNLYSRDLIERVLLDSLTSTPEIQPGTKKRDILVFHCEFSWERGPNLSRFLRNLDRQRNKEHYPALYYPEIYLLHGGYEQFYREQKPLCSPQGYRPMRHPDHEADLRQFRSKSKSWQGEKSRISNDVTRSSLKRLGF, from the exons ATGAAATCGAGGCCGAAGGCGCGACGACTTCTAGGCATGGCGTCGCGACGCTTCTCCAGTCCGGAACCTGTCTCGCCATCTGGCGACAAGGAGAACAGCATCGTTGGGTGCAGCCCGCGCGGCATCAGCCCTCAGAAG ATCATGGGCACGAAAAGATCTCGATTTCCGCTGGAAGACTGCGACCCAAACAGCCAGGACAGCGGATACGAGGCGAGCTATCCGGATAAGGACGACAAGCCCCGGGAGGCGTTTCGATTCGTGGAGCCTATGGCAGTTGCGCCACGTCGAACGTCCATCGAGTCTCGGAGCCCGATGCAGTCACCGGTGCGATCCTCGCCGCATCGCACGCGGCTCGCGCGACCATCCCTCTTCCGTAGCATCTCATCCGGCTACGAGAGCATGGACGACGGCTTCAACGACCTAATCGACATCGAGACCCTGGACGACACGACCCAGCTACCGAACGGCATCTCCACCCTCCTCTGTGGAGACATCGTGGGCATCGACAGCAACGCAGCTGCCCCCCACGACGCGTCCGCTCGCAAGATCGAGTCGCTCAGCCCGAGCACTCCCGAGTTCCCTCGGACGAACTGCACCAGCAACTTCCGACGGTCCCTCTCGTTGCAGTACGAGCCGCAAGAGACGCGCAAGAACTCCCTGTCGAAAGTACGCTCCTGCCTGTTCCGGTCGCCGAACACGACCTCGTCCACAGTGACGCCGGGCTTCGAGGACAGCCCGTTGGCGACGACGATACCGGTGGTACGTCGTCGGCGGATGATCGACCGCAACGACGAGAACCCCAGTCGCAGCGGCTTCCACTCGCCGTTGTCGGTCAGAACGTTCAAGCGGCCGGATCCACCGATCGACGATAGCCCGAAGCTAGTCAAGAGGTCGCGGAGGTCGAACAGCTTCCTCGACGCGATCAGAGGCGGAGTGGACACGATCTCCGGCCCGAAACCGCCTATGCCCCTGCAGAGATGCCTGTCGGAGCCGGCCACGCCGATAGAGGTGACAGAGATGGAAACAGAGTCGGAGGCGCACGCTCACATAAAGTCAGCTATTCATCGTAGCACCACCGATAGCGATCTGACGGGTGACTTCAGTAAACCGTGCATCCTACCGTTAGCGCCCGGCCACCACGACGACCTCCGCTCGATCTCGGTCGACACGTTGACCGCGCTGCTACGCGGGGAGTTCAGCGATAGAATCCGCTCGTTCAAGATCGTCGATTGCCGTTACCCATACGAGTTCGACGCCGGCCACGTCGAAGGCGCTCTGAATCTTTACAGTAGAGACTTAATCGAGCGAGTTCTCCTGGACTCATTAACGAGCACGCCCGAGATACAGCCGGGCACGAAGAAAAGGGACATCCTCGTGTTTCACTGCGAGTTCTCGTGGGAGCGCGGCCCGAACCTGTCGCGGTTCCTCAGGAACCTGGATcgccaacgaaacaaagagcACTACCCGGCTCTCTACTACCCAGAGATTTACCTGCTGCACGGCGGATACGAGCAGTTTTACAGAGAGCAGAAGCCACTGTGCTCGCCACAGGGCTACCGGCCGATGAGGCACCCCGACCACGAGGCGGACCTCCGGCAGTTCCGAAGCAAGAGTAAGAGTTGGCAGGGCGAGAAGTCGAGAATAAGCAACGACGTGACGCGGTCCAGTTTAAAGCGGCTAGGATTTTGA